Proteins from one Thermoanaerobaculia bacterium genomic window:
- a CDS encoding saccharopine dehydrogenase NADP-binding domain-containing protein, with protein MKKVAVLGGGLVGAVIARDLAADPELAVTVHDRSEDVLARVKASAKVGTRTADLSSADEIARAVADADVVVGAVPGFLGRNMLRAVIAAGKPIADISFSPEDTLD; from the coding sequence CGGGCTCGTCGGCGCCGTGATCGCGCGCGATCTCGCGGCCGATCCGGAATTGGCGGTCACCGTTCACGACCGGTCCGAGGACGTGCTCGCGCGGGTGAAGGCGTCCGCGAAAGTGGGAACGCGGACGGCCGATCTCTCCTCGGCCGACGAGATCGCGCGCGCGGTCGCCGACGCCGACGTCGTCGTGGGCGCCGTGCCGGGCTTTCTCGGGCGCAACATGCTTCGCGCGGTGATCGCCGCCGGAAAGCCGATCGCCGACATCTCGTTTTCGCCGGAAGACACGCTCGAT